In Toxotes jaculatrix isolate fToxJac2 chromosome 12, fToxJac2.pri, whole genome shotgun sequence, the following are encoded in one genomic region:
- the LOC121191218 gene encoding smoothelin-like protein 1 isoform X2 encodes MDTATEGAQEVMVSEALVQFKATLQAAVREVHVDVSAFKQRIEQRIEELCISNGPLTETVTRLQEENLQLRAKLEALSRLVEGLAGVKAEKSPAEVKGKNEEENIENGQVQIQSKTQEDKRGLLNSGRSEDSLSSQSMSTSSEPSGSSGGSNHAAAAAAPRNTPAPPPWRAKRHAEINGTDVKGEKNVATAAQENGKQGSAVVSDAAQTAEAVPQSHQPLTAVTKPSPELSAIANPLQSKVETTKMPDQEESGLLTKPHLPLTAMTKAGSEAPSAPQSAASVAKATKETPVKSVESPAKCDAEEPQPHLPITAMTTKPSPEGLLPTKSVQSPALLPKAAGHSTAEAPTEETGEYPFIRGASGAKELKSQLSQEQSGSGSQALPHLPLTAVTKSSSETSAPSKPDQNPSIPESPTVKRGECPFRRDISEPKPHLPLSAMTKPNTESSSSAVPAQSPSISASQEPIVKPGEYPFKRVPILKTPSPSLKRSVSFPQSAEKLLPSKSIIKSGFSPNLEKKANKPGGVEFKQDVMRSQTLPRSNGAQAKRALFERMNSEPTKPKDSKPKLKRSQSFGVSSASGIKQILLEWCRSKTIGYQNIDIQNFSSSWSDGMAFCALVHSFFPLEFDYNTLDPSNRKHNLELAFTAAEEQADCLRLIEVDDMLEMGDKPDPMCVFTYVQSLYNHLKKFE; translated from the exons ATGGATACAGCTACAGAGGGTGCTCAGGAGGTAATGGTAAGTGAGGCTCTTGTTCAGTTCAAGGCCACCTTGCAAGCTGCCGTAAGGGAGGTACACGTGGATGTAAGCGCCTTCAAGCAGCGCATAGAGCAAAGGATTGAGGAGCTATGCATTTCCAACGGACCCTTGACCGAGACGGTGACcaggctgcaggaggagaacCTGCAGCTCAGGGCAAAGCTGGAGGCCCTCAGCCGTCTGGTGGAGGGTCTTGCCGGGGTAAAGGCTGAGAAGAGTCCTGCTGAAGTGAAGGGGAAGAACGAGGAGGAAAATATTGAGAATGGACAGGTACAGATACAGTCCAAGACCCAGGAAGACAAGAGGGGTTTGCTCAACTCTGGAAGATCGGAGGACAGCCTGTCAAGTCAGTCCATGTCCACATCCTCTGAACCATCTGGGTCAAGTGGAGGATCAaaccatgctgctgctgctgctgctcccagGAACACCCCAGCCCCTCCTCCGTGGAGAGCAAAGAGACATGCTGAAATTAAC GGCACTGAtgtaaaaggagaaaaaaatgtcgCCACAGCTGCACAAGAGAATGGCAAGCAAG GTTCGGCAGTGGTCTCTGACGCAGCCCAAACTGCTGAAGCTGTTCCCCAGTCCCATCAGCCACTCACCGCCGTCACCAAACCAAGCCCAGAGCTTTCTGCCATAGCTAATCCTCTTCAGTCTAAAGTGGAAACCACCAAAATGCCTG ACCAGGAAGAATCAGGTCTTCTGACCAAACCCCATCTGCCCCTCACTGCTATGACGAAAGCCGGCTCCGAGGCTCCATCTGCTCCTCAGTCTGCCGCCTCAGTGGccaaagcaacaaaagaaactccagtaaaatcagtggagtctCCTGCGAAATGTG ATGCTGAGGAACCCCAGCCCCATCTTCCCATCACCGCCATGACAACCAAACCCAGTCCTGAGGGTCTGCTTCCCACCAAATCTGTTCAGTCTCCAGCATTACTGCCTAAAGCAGCCGGCCATTCTACAGCAGAGGCTCCAACAGAGGAAACAGGCGAATATCCATTTATAAGAG GTGCATCTGGAGCAAAGGAGTTGAAGTCCCAGTTATCCCAGGAGCAGTCAGGGTCTGGATCTCAGGCTTTGCCCCATCTTCCCCTCACAGCTGTAACCAAAAGCAGCTCTGAGACTTCCGCTCCATCTAAACCTGATCAGAATCCTTCAATACCAGAATCCCCGACAGTAAAGCGAGGCGAATGTCCATTTAGACGTG ACATCAGTGAACCCAAGCCACACTTGCCTCTCTCTGCTATGACCAAACCCAACACAGAGTCTTCATCATCAGCTGTACCAGCTCAGTCTCCAAGTATTTCAGCATCACAGGAACCTATTGTAAAACCTGGGGAATATCCCTTTAAGCGAG TACCAATTCTCAAGACACCCAGTCCCAGTCTGAAGAGAAGTGTGAGCTTTCCTCAGTCTGCAG AAAAATTACTTCCCTCCAAATCAATCATAAAATCTGGTTTCTCACCTAATTTGGAAAA GAAAGCGAACAAGCCAGGAGGGGTTGAGTTTAAGCAGGATGTAATGAGATCACAAACACTTCCACGCTCCAATGGGGCTCAGGCCAAACGGGCTCTCTTTGAAAGGATGAACTCAGAACCTACCAA GCCAAAGGACTCCAAGCCTAAACTGAAGCGCTCTCAGAGTTTTGGAGTGTCCAGTGCCAGTGGTATCAAACAGATTCTTCTGGAGTGGTGTCGCTCAAAAACCATTGGCTATCAG AACATAGACATTCAAAACTTCTCATCCAGTTGGAGTGATGGGATGGCTTTCTGTGCTCTGGTtcactctttcttccctctggaGTTTGATTACAACACGCTGGATCCTTCAAACCGCAAACACAACTTAGAGCTGGCTTTCACCGCTGCAGA GGAGCAGGCCGACTGTCTCCGTCTGATTGAGGTGGACGACATGTTGGAGATGGGGGACAAGCCAGAccccatgtgtgtgtttacatacgTCCAGTCCCTCTATAACCACCTAAAGAAGTTTGAATAA
- the LOC121191218 gene encoding smoothelin-like protein 1 isoform X1, protein MDTATEGAQEVMVSEALVQFKATLQAAVREVHVDVSAFKQRIEQRIEELCISNGPLTETVTRLQEENLQLRAKLEALSRLVEGLAGVKAEKSPAEVKGKNEEENIENGQVQIQSKTQEDKRGLLNSGRSEDSLSSQSMSTSSEPSGSSGGSNHAAAAAAPRNTPAPPPWRAKRHAEINGTDVKGEKNVATAAQENGKQEGSAVVSDAAQTAEAVPQSHQPLTAVTKPSPELSAIANPLQSKVETTKMPDQEESGLLTKPHLPLTAMTKAGSEAPSAPQSAASVAKATKETPVKSVESPAKCDAEEPQPHLPITAMTTKPSPEGLLPTKSVQSPALLPKAAGHSTAEAPTEETGEYPFIRGASGAKELKSQLSQEQSGSGSQALPHLPLTAVTKSSSETSAPSKPDQNPSIPESPTVKRGECPFRRDISEPKPHLPLSAMTKPNTESSSSAVPAQSPSISASQEPIVKPGEYPFKRVPILKTPSPSLKRSVSFPQSAEKLLPSKSIIKSGFSPNLEKKANKPGGVEFKQDVMRSQTLPRSNGAQAKRALFERMNSEPTKPKDSKPKLKRSQSFGVSSASGIKQILLEWCRSKTIGYQNIDIQNFSSSWSDGMAFCALVHSFFPLEFDYNTLDPSNRKHNLELAFTAAEEQADCLRLIEVDDMLEMGDKPDPMCVFTYVQSLYNHLKKFE, encoded by the exons ATGGATACAGCTACAGAGGGTGCTCAGGAGGTAATGGTAAGTGAGGCTCTTGTTCAGTTCAAGGCCACCTTGCAAGCTGCCGTAAGGGAGGTACACGTGGATGTAAGCGCCTTCAAGCAGCGCATAGAGCAAAGGATTGAGGAGCTATGCATTTCCAACGGACCCTTGACCGAGACGGTGACcaggctgcaggaggagaacCTGCAGCTCAGGGCAAAGCTGGAGGCCCTCAGCCGTCTGGTGGAGGGTCTTGCCGGGGTAAAGGCTGAGAAGAGTCCTGCTGAAGTGAAGGGGAAGAACGAGGAGGAAAATATTGAGAATGGACAGGTACAGATACAGTCCAAGACCCAGGAAGACAAGAGGGGTTTGCTCAACTCTGGAAGATCGGAGGACAGCCTGTCAAGTCAGTCCATGTCCACATCCTCTGAACCATCTGGGTCAAGTGGAGGATCAaaccatgctgctgctgctgctgctcccagGAACACCCCAGCCCCTCCTCCGTGGAGAGCAAAGAGACATGCTGAAATTAAC GGCACTGAtgtaaaaggagaaaaaaatgtcgCCACAGCTGCACAAGAGAATGGCAAGCAAG aagGTTCGGCAGTGGTCTCTGACGCAGCCCAAACTGCTGAAGCTGTTCCCCAGTCCCATCAGCCACTCACCGCCGTCACCAAACCAAGCCCAGAGCTTTCTGCCATAGCTAATCCTCTTCAGTCTAAAGTGGAAACCACCAAAATGCCTG ACCAGGAAGAATCAGGTCTTCTGACCAAACCCCATCTGCCCCTCACTGCTATGACGAAAGCCGGCTCCGAGGCTCCATCTGCTCCTCAGTCTGCCGCCTCAGTGGccaaagcaacaaaagaaactccagtaaaatcagtggagtctCCTGCGAAATGTG ATGCTGAGGAACCCCAGCCCCATCTTCCCATCACCGCCATGACAACCAAACCCAGTCCTGAGGGTCTGCTTCCCACCAAATCTGTTCAGTCTCCAGCATTACTGCCTAAAGCAGCCGGCCATTCTACAGCAGAGGCTCCAACAGAGGAAACAGGCGAATATCCATTTATAAGAG GTGCATCTGGAGCAAAGGAGTTGAAGTCCCAGTTATCCCAGGAGCAGTCAGGGTCTGGATCTCAGGCTTTGCCCCATCTTCCCCTCACAGCTGTAACCAAAAGCAGCTCTGAGACTTCCGCTCCATCTAAACCTGATCAGAATCCTTCAATACCAGAATCCCCGACAGTAAAGCGAGGCGAATGTCCATTTAGACGTG ACATCAGTGAACCCAAGCCACACTTGCCTCTCTCTGCTATGACCAAACCCAACACAGAGTCTTCATCATCAGCTGTACCAGCTCAGTCTCCAAGTATTTCAGCATCACAGGAACCTATTGTAAAACCTGGGGAATATCCCTTTAAGCGAG TACCAATTCTCAAGACACCCAGTCCCAGTCTGAAGAGAAGTGTGAGCTTTCCTCAGTCTGCAG AAAAATTACTTCCCTCCAAATCAATCATAAAATCTGGTTTCTCACCTAATTTGGAAAA GAAAGCGAACAAGCCAGGAGGGGTTGAGTTTAAGCAGGATGTAATGAGATCACAAACACTTCCACGCTCCAATGGGGCTCAGGCCAAACGGGCTCTCTTTGAAAGGATGAACTCAGAACCTACCAA GCCAAAGGACTCCAAGCCTAAACTGAAGCGCTCTCAGAGTTTTGGAGTGTCCAGTGCCAGTGGTATCAAACAGATTCTTCTGGAGTGGTGTCGCTCAAAAACCATTGGCTATCAG AACATAGACATTCAAAACTTCTCATCCAGTTGGAGTGATGGGATGGCTTTCTGTGCTCTGGTtcactctttcttccctctggaGTTTGATTACAACACGCTGGATCCTTCAAACCGCAAACACAACTTAGAGCTGGCTTTCACCGCTGCAGA GGAGCAGGCCGACTGTCTCCGTCTGATTGAGGTGGACGACATGTTGGAGATGGGGGACAAGCCAGAccccatgtgtgtgtttacatacgTCCAGTCCCTCTATAACCACCTAAAGAAGTTTGAATAA